The Amblyomma americanum isolate KBUSLIRL-KWMA chromosome 5, ASM5285725v1, whole genome shotgun sequence genome window below encodes:
- the LOC144135330 gene encoding uncharacterized protein LOC144135330 isoform X1: MTTVPPDLYVGRFHIVEFTDVGSTYMAPESWVKMEADGATCYWPPTAKKEVDRMILLAVPVEDDWEGYKARILATKSTYERAKECLPHALMTSHLDSEGSVVEKKSRRKRKAVLLSDSESDDILEGRSPGTVMKRGKGSGMSQDVQEHIPIRRNSSEQVHIRGLQDKATTSSWGQDSSSSDCEAAPANTSAPKEAGSLPAWFTAFEKKVFDNQMKMIIELKSLRSLLTASKATRALVLPQDYPKLPASTVADVQAIEEYLSSEGNMEVRTNYCSRFGGTDFQDTVRILMRNLMSKAASLRFSWKGSRGCKHAFAELKNINNMILACLRAHYPDQASLKNSSAVIKRWLIGVQDREGGRSHRRQPTRAREAVNTEE; the protein is encoded by the exons ATGACAACAGTGCCACCTGACCTATACGTCGGAAG GTTTCACATTGTGGAGTTCACTGACGTAGGTAGCACATATATGGCGCCTGAAAGCTGGGTGAAAATGGAAGCTGATGGTGCAACTTGCTATTGGCCAccaacagcaaaaaaagaagtTGACCGCATGATCTTGTTAGCAGTGCCTGTAGAGGACGACTGGGAAGGTTACAAGGCAAGAATTCTTGCAACTAAAA GCACATATGAGCGTGCCAAAGAGTGTCTTCCGCACGCCCTTATGACATCACACCTGGACTCAGAAGGCTCAGTTGTTGAAAAAAAGAGCCGGAGAAAGCGAAAGGCAGTGCTTCTTTCGGACAGTGAAAGTGATGACATCCTCGAGGGTCGGTCACCAGGCACTGTGATGAAAA GAGGGAAAGGATCTGGCATGAGCCAAGACGTCCAAGAGCATATTCCCATCAGACGCAACTCTTCAGAGCAAGTCCACATTCGAG GTCTTCAGGACAAAGCCACCACATCCTCGTGGGGTCAGGACAGCAGTAGCTCTGATTGTGAAGCAG CTCCTGCAAACACAAGTGCCCCGAAAGAGGCCGGTAGCCTGCCTGCATGGTTCACTG CCTTTGAAAAGAAAGTTTTTGACAACCAGATGAAAATGATCATCGAGCTGAAGAGTTTGAGGTCACTGCTAACTGCAAGCAAAGCAACAAGAGCTTTAGTTTTGCCCCAAGATTACCCAAAGCTACCTGCATCAACAGTGGCAGATGTCCAAGCAATTGAAGAGTATCTTTCCTCAGAAGGAAACATGGAAGTACGT ACAAACTACTGCTCAAGATTTGGCGGCACGGATTTTCAAGACACTGTTCGAATTTTGATGCGAAACTTAATGAGCAAAGCAGCATCACTGCGATTCAGTTGGAAAGGGTCTCGCGGCTGCAAGCACGCATTTGCTGAGCTGAAGAACATTAATAACATGATCCTGG CCTGCCTGAGAGCACACTACCCTGACCAAGCATCCCTGAAGAATAGCAGTGCTGTCATAAAGCGCTGGCTGATTGGAGTGCAAGATCGTGAAGGTGGCCGGAGCCATAGGCGCCAGCCGACTCGAGCAAGGGAGGCAGTGAACACAGAAGAATAA
- the LOC144135330 gene encoding uncharacterized protein LOC144135330 isoform X2, with protein MTTVPPDLYVGRFHIVEFTDVGSTYMAPESWVKMEADGATCYWPPTAKKEVDRMILLAVPVEDDWEGYKARILATKSTYERAKECLPHALMTSHLDSEGSVVEKKSRRKRKAVLLSDSESDDILEGRSPGTVMKRGKGSGMSQDVQEHIPIRRNSSEQVHIRGLQDKATTSSWGQDSSSSDCEAAPANTSAPKEAGSLPAWFTAFEKKVFDNQMKMIIELKSLRSLLTASKATRALVLPQDYPKLPASTVADVQAIEEYLSSEGNMEVRPA; from the exons ATGACAACAGTGCCACCTGACCTATACGTCGGAAG GTTTCACATTGTGGAGTTCACTGACGTAGGTAGCACATATATGGCGCCTGAAAGCTGGGTGAAAATGGAAGCTGATGGTGCAACTTGCTATTGGCCAccaacagcaaaaaaagaagtTGACCGCATGATCTTGTTAGCAGTGCCTGTAGAGGACGACTGGGAAGGTTACAAGGCAAGAATTCTTGCAACTAAAA GCACATATGAGCGTGCCAAAGAGTGTCTTCCGCACGCCCTTATGACATCACACCTGGACTCAGAAGGCTCAGTTGTTGAAAAAAAGAGCCGGAGAAAGCGAAAGGCAGTGCTTCTTTCGGACAGTGAAAGTGATGACATCCTCGAGGGTCGGTCACCAGGCACTGTGATGAAAA GAGGGAAAGGATCTGGCATGAGCCAAGACGTCCAAGAGCATATTCCCATCAGACGCAACTCTTCAGAGCAAGTCCACATTCGAG GTCTTCAGGACAAAGCCACCACATCCTCGTGGGGTCAGGACAGCAGTAGCTCTGATTGTGAAGCAG CTCCTGCAAACACAAGTGCCCCGAAAGAGGCCGGTAGCCTGCCTGCATGGTTCACTG CCTTTGAAAAGAAAGTTTTTGACAACCAGATGAAAATGATCATCGAGCTGAAGAGTTTGAGGTCACTGCTAACTGCAAGCAAAGCAACAAGAGCTTTAGTTTTGCCCCAAGATTACCCAAAGCTACCTGCATCAACAGTGGCAGATGTCCAAGCAATTGAAGAGTATCTTTCCTCAGAAGGAAACATGGAAGTACGT CCTGCCTGA